One Brassica napus cultivar Da-Ae chromosome A1, Da-Ae, whole genome shotgun sequence genomic region harbors:
- the LOC125592671 gene encoding probable glycosyltransferase At5g03795 — MVTMKSPLRIFIEVSMKELIRSFRRQRIRWRNAFLLGSIMTTIVILLHTPTFSIFSDDEETESSSSPIYLNGSLHLNIQIVSEAKVESFPSLTTTPVVKMNSSSEIKRVDEETNLPRKRQKRKRRKKTKDDLILTDPPPAPRHILSSSERRALSLPPKEALAFAKLEIQRAPEVVNDTELFAPVFRNLSIFKRSYELMELILKVYIYPDGEKPIFHQPHLNGIYASEGWFMKLMESNTQFVTKNPEKAHLFYMPYSVKQLQHAIFVPGSHNIKPLSIFIRDYVNMLSIKYPFWNRTHGSDHFLVACHDWGPYTVSEHPELRQNTIKALCNADLSDGIFVPGRDVSLPETSIRNAGRPLRNIGNGNRVSQRPILAFFAGNLHGRVRPQLLKHWRNKDDDMKIYGPLPHNVARKMTYVQHMKSSKYCLCPMGYEVNSPRIVEAIYYECVPVIIADNFVLPFSEVLDWSAFSVVVPEKDIPRIKEILLEIPMRRYLKMQSNVKMVQKHFLWSPKPRRYDVFHMILHSIWFNLLHHNQTSTHVPSFRQHP, encoded by the exons ATGGTGACGATGAAAAGCCCTTTGAGGATATTCATAGAGGTTTCGATGAAGGAATTGATTAGAAGTTTCAGGAGGCAAAGGATCAGATGGAGAAACGCGTTTCTTCTCGGTTCTATAATGACCACCATTGTTATTCTTCTTCACACACCCACATTTTCTATCTTCTCCGATGATGAAGAAACCGAGTCTTCTTCTTCGCCTATCTACTTGAACGGTTCTCTTCATTTGAATATCCAAATTGTTAGTGAAGCAAAGGTTGAAAGCTTTCCTTCTCTTACAACGACTCCTGTAGTGAAAATGAATTCTTCCTCCGAGATCAAACGTGTAGATGAAGAAACCAATCTACCGAGGAAAAGacaaaaaaggaagagaagaaagaagacaaaagaCGATCTCATTCTCACTGATCCTCCACCAGCACCACGACATATTCTTTCTTCCTCAGAG AGACGTGCTCTTTCATTGCCACCAAAGGAAGCTTTAGCTTTTGCAAAGCTGGAAATTCAGCGAGCACCTGAAGTCGTGAATGACACGGAACTGTTTGCTCCAGTGTTTCGTAATCTCTCAATTTTCAAAAG GAGCTATGAGCTTATGGAACTTATTTTAAAGGTCTACATATACCCCGACGGAGAGAAACCGATATTCCATCAACCGCATTTGAATGGTATATATGCTTCAGAAGGTTGGTTCATGAAGCTAATGGAGTCAAACACACAGTTTGTAACCAAGAACCCTGAGAAGGCTCACTTGTTCTACATGCCGTACAGTGTGAAACAGCTTCAGCATGCTATCTTTGTTCCTGGATCACATAACATTAAACCTTTATCGATCTTTATAAGAGACTACGTCAACATGCTCTCCATCAAATACCCTTTCTGGAACCGCACTCACGGATCAGATCACTTCCTCGTCGCTTGCCACGATTGG GGTCCTTACACGGTGAGCGAGCACCCGGAGCTAAGACAAAACACTATTAAAGCTCTATGTAACGCAGATTTATCAGATGGAATCTTCGTCCCCGGAAGAGACGTTTCTCTCCCGGAGACTTCCATAAGAAACGCCGGGAGGCCGCTCCGTAACATAGGAAACGGAAACAGAGTTTCCCAACGTCCGATCCTCGCTTTCTTCGCTGGAAACCTCCACGGTCGTGTCCGTCCACAGCTTCTAAAACACTGGAGAAACAAAGACGACGACATGAAAATCTACGGTCCGCTTCCGCACAACGTAGCTCGTAAAATGACGTACGTGCAACACATGAAGTCAAGCAAATACTGTCTATGTCCAATGGGGTACGAAGTGAACAGTCCACGAATCGTTGAGGCTATATATTACGAGTGTGTCCCCGTAATCATTGCTGATAACTTCGTCTTGCCGTTCAGCGAAGTGCTTGATTGGTCTGCGTTCTCAGTGGTTGTGCCGGAGAAGGATATTCCACGGATTAAGGAAATACTGTTGGAGATTCCGATGAGGAGATATCTGAAGATGCAGAGCAACGTGAAGATGGTTCAGAAACATTTTTTGTGGAGTCCTAAACCTAGAAGATACGATGTGTTTCATATGATACTTCACTCTATTTGGTTTAACCTTCTCCATCATAACCAAACTTCTACTCATGTTCCCAGTTTCAGACAACATCCTTGA